The following coding sequences lie in one Lolium perenne isolate Kyuss_39 chromosome 2, Kyuss_2.0, whole genome shotgun sequence genomic window:
- the LOC127321976 gene encoding chaperone protein ClpB1-like — translation MTADVARDLVVGRDDEMDSIIDILCHRTKNNAALVGEAGVGKTAIVEGLAQRIAAGDVPPALAGARLVEVDLGAMTAGTVLRGMFEERIKSVIAQAEASDGNTILFFDEMHMLCGAGEGITKCTSAANLLKPALARGRIRCIGATTFDEYRTYIEKDPALERRFQKVHVNEPTTEATIDILRGLKQRYQDHHGVDIQDAALVAAARLAARYITGRQFPDKAIDLLDAACTTAARKKMQNDKQEMDNAQNCSANTMKGPIVGPDHVAHVVSRWTGIPITTLDQKEKDKLIHLADRLHERVIGQDEAVNLVAQTVLRSRTGLDHPGQPIGSFLFLGSTGVGKTELAKALAEQLFDSEKMLLRFDMSEYVHKGCALRLVGAPPSYIGYEDDGQLTEKVRRRPYSVILFDEVEKADPLVSNIFLQLLDDGVLTDGKGRTVDFKNTIIIMTSNVGSEILAASMDGTNKNNSRDLLMKEVQKHFRPELLNRLSEIVIFDPLSRDQLREVVRIQMKNIVAVLADKGISLSASEDVLDVILLESYNPMYGARPIRRWVQKNVMTILSNMIVKGEICEGSVVYIDAMDDKKGLKYELAKKMADPYMPAMEDTFP, via the exons ATGACCGCCGATGTGGCCCGCGATCTGGTCGTCGGCCGCGACGATGAGATGGACAGCATCATCGACATCCTTTGCCACAGGACCAAGAACAACGCGGCGCTCGTCGGCGAGGCCGGGGTTGGCAAGACCGCTATAGTCGAGGGCCTAGCGCAGCGCATTGCCGCCGGTGACGTCCCACCGGCGCTCGCCGGCGCGCGTCTCGTGGAGGTCGACCTCGGTGCCATGACGGCCGGGACCGTGCTGCGGGGCATGTTCGAGGAGCGCATCAAGAGCGTTATCGCCCAGGCGGAAGCCTCGGACGGCAACACCATCCTCTTCTTCGACGAGATGCACATGCTCTGCGGCGCCGGCGAGGGCATCACCAAGTGCACCAGCGCTGCCAACCTTCTCAAGCCGGCGCTGGCCCGCGGCCGCATCCGTTGTATCGGCGCCACCACTTTCGACGAGTACCGCACATACATCGAGAAGGACCCCGCTCTCGAGCGCCGGTTCCAGAAAGTGCACGTCAACGAACCCACCACGGAGGCCACCATTGACATCCTAAGGGGGCTCAAGCAGCGCTACCAGGACCACCATGGCGTGGACATCCAAGATGCCGCTCTTGTTGCTGCCGCACGTCTCGCTGCCCGCTATATCACAG GTCGTCAATTTCCAGACAAAGCAATTGATCTCCTTGATGCCGCGTGCACCACCGCAGCCAGAAAGAAAATGCAGAATGACAAACAAGAAATGGACAACGCCCAAAACTGCTCTGCAAATACAATGAAGGGGCCTATTGTTGGTCCCGATCATGTTGCACAC GTTGTAAGCCGATGGACTGGAATTCCTATCACCACACTTGATCAAAAGGAGAAAGATAAGCTAATACACTTAGCGGACAGATTGCATGAACGAGTTATTGGCCAAGATGAGGCGGTCAACTTGGTTGCACAGACGGTGCTACGCTCTAGAACCGGTCTTGATCACCCTGGCCAACCCATAGGCTCATTCCTCTTTTTAGGCTCCACTGGTGTTGGAAAGACCGAGCTTGCAAAAGCCCTTGCTGAGCAGCTATTTGATAGTGAGAAGATGTTGCTTCGGTTCGATATGTCTGAATATGTCCACAAGGGATGCGCCTTGCGCCTTGTTGGAGCACCTCCAAG CTATATTGGGTATGAAGATGACGGACAACTAACCGAGAAAGTCAGGAGGCGTCCATACAGTGTCATCCTTTTCGATGAAGTAGAGAAGGCGGATCCATTGGTGTCGAATATTTTTCTTCAACTCCTTGATGATGGTGTGTTGACTGATGGCAAAGGTCGGACTGTTGATTTCAAAAATACTATCATCATTATGACATCAAATGTAGGATCTGAAATCCTAGCAGCAAGCATGGATGGGACAAATAAAAACAATTCACGAGACCTTCTCATGAAAGAG GTCCAGAAACACTTCAGACCCGAGCTTCTCAACAGACTGAGTGAGATAGTAATATTTGATCCACTTTCACGTGACCAACTGAGAGAGGTTGTGAGAATACAAATGAAGAACATTGTTGCCGTATTAGCTGACAAGGGCATTTCTTTATCTGCAAGTGAGGACGTGTTGGACGTCATCTTATTGGAGTCGTACAACCCT ATGTACGGTGCAAGACCCATAAGGAGGTGGGTCCAGAAAAATGTAATGACAATTCTCTCCAATATGATTGTCAAGGGAGAAATATGTGAAGGCTCGGTGGTTTACATTGATGCTATGGACGACAAGAAAGGGTTAAAGTACGAACTTGCAAAGAAGATGGCAGATCCGTACATGCCAGCAATGGAAGATACATTTCCTTGA